A stretch of Acipenser ruthenus chromosome 1, fAciRut3.2 maternal haplotype, whole genome shotgun sequence DNA encodes these proteins:
- the LOC117425218 gene encoding ATP synthase subunit C lysine N-methyltransferase-like encodes MEDGIEMLLLDEPTRFLLSHEPNPRLNMLIGGTLTSVYGLWAMFALPGFRKVPFKLKVPFVPSSKVQTRNVMKLLEGRKGRLADLGSGDGRLVINAASMGFQSTGFEINSVLLAYARIQARWKRIPSSEANFVNKDFWRTDLSRYNNVTAFLSPSTMEPLEVKLVSELPDDARVIVCRFPFPHWKPTSSEGTGLDQVWAYDVQSVRNRPTQNGCSVEMGNPMVTFS; translated from the exons ATGGAGGATGGTATAGAGATGCTTCTTCTGGACGAGCCCACAAGGTTTTTACTGAGTCATGAGCCAAATCCCCGCTTGAACATGTTAATAGGTGGAACACTTACTAGTGTCTATGGATTATGGGCAATGTTTGCATTACCTGGATTCCGGAAAGTGCCATTTAAGTTAAAG GTACCATTTGTACCTTCAAGTAAGGTACAGACACGGAATGTAATGAAACTTCTGGAGGGACGCAAAGGAAGGCTGGCTGATCTTGGATCTGGGGATGGAAGGCTG GTCATTAATGCCGCGTCCATGGGGTTTCAAAGTACAGGCTTTGAGATAAACTCTGTTCTCTTAGCCTATGCCAGAATTCAAGCGAGGTGGAAGAGAATTCCATCTAGTGAGGCCAACTTTGTAAACAAGGACTTCTGGAGG ACAGATCTGTCAAGATACAATAATGTGACAGCTTTTCTATCGCCAAGTACG ATGGAACCTCTGGAGGTAAAGCTAGTGTCAGAGCTACCAGACGATGCCAGAGTGATTGTGTGTCGCTTCCCTTTCCCTCACTGGAAACCCACAAGCTCTGAAGGCACAGGGCTGGATCAGGTTTGGGCATATGATGTACAGAGTGTCCGGAATCGCCCTACACAAAAT